One segment of Acidimicrobiales bacterium DNA contains the following:
- the aroC gene encoding chorismate synthase, which translates to MLRYLTAGESHGQALVVVIEGLPAGLELTEADLQVELGRRRLGYGRGPRMRFEQDELRLLGGIRHGRTLGSPVAIEIGNSEWERKWTEEMSPAPGETASPLTQPRPGHADLAGMQKYGFDDARNVLERASARETAARVAAGAIAKKLLSELGVSILSHVVAVGPVESKSTVRPTPDDLDRIDESLVRCNDPDAEAAMIDEIKAAAKDGDSLGGVVEVLAYGVPVGLGSHVHWDRKLDALLAQALMSIQAVKGVEIGEGFEVATRRGSAAHDPIGWDADDHRYVRESGLAGGVEGGISTGEVVMARVAMKPLATLNRPVLKTVDTVTKEETVSFKERTDVTAVPALGVVAETMMALVLADEATRKFGGDSVAELVRNAESYLAQLDGGAGTPGA; encoded by the coding sequence ATGTTGCGCTACCTCACCGCCGGCGAATCGCACGGTCAGGCCCTCGTGGTCGTGATCGAGGGCCTGCCTGCCGGCCTGGAGCTCACCGAGGCCGACCTCCAGGTCGAGCTCGGGCGCCGGCGCCTGGGCTACGGGCGGGGCCCTCGCATGCGCTTCGAGCAGGACGAGCTGAGGCTGCTCGGCGGCATCCGCCACGGGCGCACCCTGGGGTCCCCGGTGGCCATCGAGATCGGCAACTCCGAGTGGGAGCGCAAGTGGACCGAGGAGATGTCGCCCGCCCCCGGTGAGACGGCCTCGCCGCTGACCCAGCCCCGCCCCGGCCACGCCGACCTCGCCGGCATGCAGAAGTACGGCTTCGACGACGCCCGCAACGTGCTCGAGCGGGCCTCGGCCCGTGAGACCGCGGCCCGGGTCGCCGCCGGCGCCATCGCCAAGAAGCTGCTGTCCGAACTGGGCGTGTCGATCCTGTCGCACGTCGTGGCCGTGGGGCCGGTCGAGTCCAAGTCCACCGTGCGACCCACGCCGGACGACCTCGACCGCATCGACGAGTCGCTGGTGCGCTGCAACGACCCCGACGCCGAAGCCGCGATGATCGACGAGATCAAGGCCGCGGCGAAAGACGGCGACTCCCTCGGCGGGGTCGTCGAGGTGCTGGCCTACGGCGTGCCCGTCGGCCTCGGCAGCCACGTGCACTGGGACCGCAAGCTCGACGCGTTGCTGGCCCAGGCGCTCATGAGCATCCAGGCCGTGAAGGGCGTCGAGATCGGCGAGGGCTTCGAGGTCGCCACGCGGCGCGGCAGCGCGGCCCACGACCCGATCGGCTGGGACGCCGACGACCACCGCTACGTCCGCGAGTCCGGCCTCGCCGGCGGCGTCGAGGGCGGCATCTCCACCGGCGAGGTGGTGATGGCACGGGTGGCCATGAAGCCGCTCGCCACCTTGAACCGGCCCGTCCTCAAGACGGTCGACACCGTCACCAAGGAGGAGACGGTGTCGTTCAAGGAGCGGACCGACGTCACCGCGGTGCCCGCGCTGGGCGTGGTGGCCGAGACCATGATGGCGCTCGTGCTGGCCGACGAGGCCACCCGCAAGTTCGGGGGCGACTCGGTGGCCGAGCTCGTACGCAACGCCGAGTCCTACCTGGCCCAGCTCGACGGCGGCGCCGGCACACCAGGTGCCTGA
- a CDS encoding aminopeptidase P family protein produces MPDAKLASLPAMEVAGRLGRLRPALVPAGCDALLVTSLVNIRYLTGFTGSAGLLLVTADDLLFVSDGRYARQAADQLAAAGVDARIEISGTGQRELLRAAAEGIGRLGLEAAAVTWAQQRRYADEWFPGAELVATEGLVESLRIVKDEGEVARIEAAAHIADTALAEVRPLLLDGPTEAEFGLALDTAIRRLGAEGTSFETIVASGPNGAKPHHRPGERHITEGDLVVVDFGALVDGYCSDMTRTLMVGEPTPTQQRMLDVVGASQQAGVDAVAAGVATAAVDAACRRVIEDAGWGDAFVHGTGHGVGLLIHEDPRVAATATATLAPGHVVTVEPGVYLPEHGGVRVEDTVVVTAEGCRPLTLAPKRPLVVA; encoded by the coding sequence GTGCCTGACGCGAAGCTCGCCTCCCTGCCGGCGATGGAGGTCGCCGGCCGGCTGGGCCGGCTCCGCCCCGCCCTCGTGCCCGCCGGGTGCGACGCCCTCCTCGTCACCAGCCTGGTGAACATCCGGTACCTCACGGGGTTCACCGGATCGGCCGGGCTCCTGCTCGTCACCGCCGACGACCTGCTGTTCGTCTCCGACGGCCGGTACGCCCGGCAGGCCGCCGACCAACTGGCCGCAGCGGGTGTCGACGCCCGCATCGAGATCTCCGGGACCGGCCAGCGCGAGCTGCTCCGCGCCGCGGCCGAGGGCATCGGACGCCTCGGTCTCGAGGCGGCGGCCGTCACGTGGGCCCAGCAGCGGCGCTACGCCGACGAGTGGTTCCCCGGCGCCGAGCTGGTCGCCACCGAGGGGCTCGTCGAGTCCCTGCGCATCGTCAAGGACGAGGGCGAGGTGGCCCGCATCGAGGCGGCGGCGCACATCGCCGACACCGCGCTGGCGGAGGTGCGGCCCCTGCTGCTCGACGGCCCGACCGAGGCCGAGTTCGGCCTCGCCCTCGACACGGCCATCCGGCGCCTCGGCGCCGAGGGCACCTCGTTCGAGACCATCGTCGCCTCGGGTCCCAACGGGGCCAAGCCCCACCATCGGCCCGGTGAGCGCCACATCACGGAGGGCGACCTCGTGGTCGTCGACTTCGGGGCGCTGGTGGACGGCTACTGCTCGGACATGACCCGCACGCTCATGGTGGGCGAGCCCACCCCCACCCAGCAGCGCATGCTCGACGTCGTGGGCGCCAGCCAGCAGGCCGGCGTGGACGCGGTGGCCGCGGGCGTGGCGACCGCCGCAGTGGACGCGGCCTGTCGGCGGGTGATCGAGGACGCCGGCTGGGGCGACGCGTTCGTGCACGGCACCGGCCACGGCGTCGGCCTGCTCATCCACGAGGACCCGAGGGTGGCGGCCACGGCCACTGCTACGCTCGCACCCGGCCACGTCGTCACCGTCGAGCCCGGCGTCTACCTGCCCGAGCACGGCGGGGTGCGGGTCGAGGACACCGTCGTGGTCACCGCCGAGGGCTGCCGACCGCTCACCCTCGCGCCCAAGCGACCGCTCGTCGTCGCCTGA
- the nusB gene encoding transcription antitermination factor NusB, translated as MTVAGSRREARERALALLYEAEAKADTPAEVVAALPIEPDAYAERLVLGVGEHGGAIDGLIRRYARGWKLERMPAIDRAVLRVAIYELLFEPGVPTAAVVSEAVELASEYSTDESGRFVNGLLARIAGEVRDGDGVPLEWVPDEEELDDEELDEWIDEDLPAGEVPAAGEDRDADAEPEPAPEPESETEVEPAVEPEPESETEVEPEPEPQPAPEPAAAVEPESAPEPEPAPPAADVGQRPPLPLPQPPLGDGVVRLRSWQAADAPALVAAWADPAVARWSAPPAARSLVDARRWIDGTPRLRERGLSLDLVVAGIGARPEVLGEVGLAAFDDEGGAQIGYWIAAPHRGKGHATRAVRLVTSWAVRDLGLHRVVAEVDPVNRASVGVVRRAGFRAESPSRWVFPA; from the coding sequence ATGACCGTCGCCGGAAGTCGCCGCGAGGCGCGCGAGCGTGCCCTGGCCCTGCTCTACGAAGCCGAGGCCAAGGCGGACACTCCGGCCGAGGTCGTGGCCGCCCTGCCCATCGAGCCCGACGCCTACGCCGAGCGCCTCGTCCTGGGGGTGGGGGAGCACGGCGGGGCCATCGACGGCCTCATCCGCCGCTACGCCCGGGGCTGGAAGCTCGAACGCATGCCGGCCATCGACCGCGCCGTGCTGCGCGTCGCCATCTACGAGCTCCTGTTCGAGCCCGGCGTCCCGACCGCCGCCGTGGTGTCCGAGGCGGTGGAGTTGGCGTCGGAGTACTCCACGGACGAGTCCGGTCGTTTCGTGAACGGCCTGCTCGCCCGCATCGCCGGCGAAGTGCGCGACGGCGACGGCGTGCCGCTCGAGTGGGTGCCCGACGAGGAGGAGCTCGACGACGAGGAGCTCGACGAGTGGATCGACGAGGATCTCCCGGCCGGTGAGGTACCGGCGGCCGGGGAGGATCGCGACGCCGACGCCGAGCCCGAGCCGGCGCCCGAGCCCGAGTCGGAGACCGAGGTCGAGCCTGCAGTCGAGCCCGAGCCCGAGTCGGAGACCGAGGTCGAGCCCGAGCCCGAGCCCCAGCCGGCGCCTGAGCCCGCGGCCGCAGTTGAGCCCGAGTCGGCGCCTGAGCCCGAGCCGGCGCCGCCGGCCGCCGACGTGGGGCAGCGGCCGCCGCTGCCGCTCCCGCAGCCCCCGTTGGGCGACGGGGTCGTGCGCCTGCGTTCCTGGCAGGCCGCCGACGCTCCCGCCCTGGTCGCGGCGTGGGCCGATCCGGCCGTGGCCCGTTGGAGCGCGCCCCCGGCGGCGCGCTCGCTGGTGGATGCCCGACGGTGGATCGACGGCACCCCCCGGCTGCGCGAGCGGGGCCTGTCCCTCGATCTCGTCGTCGCCGGGATCGGGGCCCGCCCCGAGGTGCTCGGCGAGGTCGGTCTGGCGGCGTTCGACGACGAGGGCGGCGCGCAGATCGGCTACTGGATCGCGGCACCCCACCGCGGCAAGGGGCATGCCACCCGGGCGGTGCGCCTCGTCACGTCCTGGGCGGTGCGCGACCTCGGGCTCCATCGGGTGGTGGCGGAGGTCGACCCGGTCAACCGGGCGTCGGTGGGCGTCGTGCGCCGCGCCGGTTTCCGGGCCGAGTCGCCCAGCCGGTGGGTCTTCCCGGCGTAA
- a CDS encoding aspartate carbamoyltransferase catalytic subunit, which translates to MSRNLLSVADLGADGIDEILRLTDSFVEVSERAIPKVPALRGKTVAWLFFEDSTRTRLSFETAARRLSADVMNFSVSSSSVKKGESLRDTVQTIEAMGVDAIVVRHRSAGAPWQVARWADASVVNAGDGWHEHPTQALLDCYTIRQHLGSCEGLRIAIVGDVKHSRVARSDVLAFTSLGAEVTLVAPPTLLPPSLEGWPVTVSHDLDAVLPKVDIVYLMRMQRERMDSALVPSLREYTARYGLTRRRVDRLDDAALVMHPGPMNRGVEIAADVADLPRSVIVDQVRNGVAVRMAVLYLLLGSGSDKVLQLENPS; encoded by the coding sequence ATGAGTCGCAACCTGCTGTCGGTCGCCGACCTCGGCGCCGACGGGATCGACGAGATCCTGCGCCTGACCGACTCGTTCGTCGAGGTCAGCGAACGGGCCATCCCGAAGGTGCCGGCCCTGCGGGGCAAGACCGTGGCCTGGCTGTTCTTCGAGGACTCCACCCGCACCCGGCTCTCGTTCGAGACCGCCGCCCGCCGGCTGTCGGCCGACGTCATGAACTTCTCGGTCTCCTCCTCCTCGGTGAAGAAGGGCGAGTCCCTGCGCGACACCGTGCAGACCATCGAGGCCATGGGCGTCGACGCCATCGTGGTGCGCCACCGCTCGGCGGGGGCGCCCTGGCAGGTCGCCCGCTGGGCCGACGCCTCGGTCGTCAACGCCGGTGACGGCTGGCACGAGCACCCCACGCAGGCGCTGCTCGACTGCTACACGATCCGCCAACACCTCGGCTCGTGCGAGGGCCTGCGCATCGCCATCGTCGGCGACGTCAAGCACTCCCGGGTGGCGCGCTCGGACGTGCTGGCCTTCACCAGCCTCGGCGCCGAGGTCACCCTGGTGGCCCCGCCCACGCTGCTGCCGCCCAGCCTCGAGGGCTGGCCCGTCACCGTGAGCCACGACCTCGACGCCGTCTTGCCCAAGGTGGACATCGTCTACCTGATGCGGATGCAGCGTGAGCGCATGGACTCGGCCCTGGTGCCCTCCCTGCGCGAGTACACCGCCCGCTACGGCCTCACCCGGCGACGGGTGGACCGCCTCGACGACGCCGCCCTCGTGATGCACCCGGGGCCCATGAACCGGGGGGTGGAGATCGCCGCCGACGTGGCCGACCTGCCCCGCTCGGTGATCGTCGACCAGGTGCGCAACGGCGTGGCCGTGCGCATGGCCGTCCTGTACCTCCTGCTCGGATCGGGCAGCGACAAGGTCCTGCAACTGGAGAACCCCTCATGA
- a CDS encoding 3-dehydroquinate dehydratase: MAVVVLLSGPNLNLLGDREPEIYGTATLDDHVAAAHARAAEHGLELEHVQSNAEGPLVDAVHAARGRAAAIIVNAGALTHYGWSLHDALSAFAGPVVELHLSNPDRREPWRHTSVVSPVATGLISGFGGHGYRLAVDAVAELLAGPGA; the protein is encoded by the coding sequence ATGGCCGTCGTCGTGCTCCTGTCAGGGCCCAACCTCAACCTGCTCGGCGACCGTGAGCCGGAGATCTACGGCACCGCCACCCTCGACGACCACGTCGCCGCCGCGCACGCCCGGGCCGCCGAGCACGGTCTCGAGCTCGAGCACGTCCAGAGCAATGCTGAGGGCCCTCTCGTCGACGCGGTCCACGCGGCCCGGGGCCGCGCCGCGGCGATCATCGTCAACGCCGGCGCGCTGACCCACTACGGCTGGTCGCTCCACGATGCGCTGAGCGCCTTCGCCGGGCCCGTGGTCGAGCTGCACCTGTCCAACCCCGACCGGCGCGAGCCATGGAGACACACCTCGGTGGTCTCGCCGGTCGCCACCGGCCTGATCTCGGGCTTCGGCGGCCACGGCTACCGGCTCGCGGTGGACGCCGTGGCCGAGCTGCTGGCAGGGCCCGGTGCCTGA
- a CDS encoding dihydroorotase, whose product MIIVKGGTVVDATGERRADVAIDDDGTIAAVGEGLEGGRVIDADGCYVAPGLVDLHTHLREPGREEAETVETGSRAAALGGFTAVVAMPNTDPPIDSASVVREVLELGRAAPCDVHSSGAITVGRKGEQLTPMAEMADLGVRLFTDDGDGVQDAGLMRRALEYASGLPQQVTLAQHCEVAALAAGGHMHEGEWSSRLGIPGQPAESEELMVARDIVLSRLTGMRVHFQHLSTAVSVDLVCEAKARGLQVTAEATTHHFTLTDAQVASYDPLYKVNPPLRPDADVAAVRAGLADGAIDAIATDHAPHTQEAKEQAFDQAPPGMLGLETALALALTKLDLPIAQVLALLSWQPAAIAGLADQHGGPVAEGRPANLCVIDPTETWTVDPAQSASRSRNNPYAGRTLTGRVRHTFLFGEPVVLDGEAQR is encoded by the coding sequence ATGATCATCGTCAAGGGCGGCACGGTCGTCGACGCCACCGGTGAGCGCCGGGCCGACGTGGCCATCGACGACGACGGCACCATCGCCGCCGTCGGCGAGGGCCTCGAAGGGGGGCGGGTCATCGACGCCGACGGCTGCTATGTGGCTCCCGGCCTGGTCGACCTCCACACCCACCTGCGAGAGCCCGGACGCGAGGAGGCGGAGACGGTCGAGACCGGGTCCCGAGCCGCTGCCCTGGGCGGGTTCACCGCCGTGGTGGCCATGCCCAACACCGATCCCCCCATCGACAGCGCCTCGGTGGTCCGCGAGGTGCTCGAGCTGGGCCGGGCCGCCCCGTGCGACGTGCACTCGTCGGGGGCCATCACCGTCGGGCGCAAGGGCGAGCAGCTCACCCCCATGGCCGAGATGGCCGACCTCGGCGTGCGCCTGTTCACCGACGACGGCGACGGGGTCCAGGACGCCGGCCTGATGCGTCGCGCCCTCGAGTACGCGTCCGGCCTCCCCCAGCAGGTCACGCTCGCGCAGCACTGTGAGGTCGCGGCCCTGGCCGCCGGCGGGCACATGCACGAAGGCGAGTGGTCCAGTCGACTCGGCATCCCCGGCCAGCCGGCCGAGTCCGAGGAGCTGATGGTGGCCCGGGACATCGTGCTGTCCCGCCTCACCGGCATGCGGGTGCACTTCCAGCACCTGTCCACGGCGGTCTCGGTCGACCTCGTCTGCGAGGCGAAGGCCCGGGGCCTGCAGGTCACCGCCGAGGCCACCACCCACCACTTCACCCTGACCGACGCCCAGGTGGCGTCGTACGACCCGCTCTACAAGGTCAACCCCCCGTTGCGCCCGGACGCGGACGTCGCCGCGGTGCGGGCCGGGCTCGCCGACGGCGCCATCGACGCCATCGCCACCGACCACGCGCCGCACACGCAGGAGGCCAAGGAGCAGGCCTTCGACCAGGCGCCACCCGGGATGCTCGGCCTCGAGACCGCACTCGCCCTGGCCCTGACCAAGCTCGACCTCCCCATCGCCCAGGTGCTGGCGCTGCTGTCCTGGCAGCCGGCCGCCATCGCCGGCCTGGCCGACCAGCACGGCGGCCCGGTGGCCGAAGGGCGCCCCGCCAACCTGTGCGTCATCGACCCCACCGAGACGTGGACGGTCGACCCGGCGCAGTCGGCCAGCCGTAGCCGCAACAACCCCTATGCCGGCCGCACCCTCACCGGCCGGGTCCGCCACACCTTCCTGTTCGGAGAACCCGTTGTCCTCGATGGAGAAGCGCAGAGATGA
- the efp gene encoding elongation factor P, with the protein MATITTNDLKNGMSLDLDEGLFQVVEFQHVKPGKGGAFVRTTLKNVRNGAVVDKTFRAGEKVERAIIDKREMQFLYREGDDYVFMDNQSYEQVNVTSAALGDAANYLIEGNAAVLQMYGDEIVGVDLPAAVELAIAETEPGIQGDRVSGARKPATLETGLIVQVPLFVGPGDRVKVDTRTGDYLSRA; encoded by the coding sequence ATGGCCACCATCACCACCAACGACCTCAAGAACGGCATGAGCCTCGACCTCGACGAGGGCCTGTTCCAGGTGGTCGAGTTCCAGCACGTGAAGCCCGGCAAGGGCGGTGCCTTCGTGCGCACCACGCTCAAGAACGTGCGCAACGGCGCCGTGGTCGACAAGACCTTCCGGGCCGGGGAGAAGGTCGAGCGGGCCATCATCGACAAGCGCGAGATGCAGTTCCTCTACCGCGAGGGCGACGACTACGTCTTCATGGACAACCAGTCCTACGAGCAGGTCAACGTGACGAGCGCCGCCCTGGGCGACGCCGCCAACTACCTCATCGAGGGCAACGCCGCCGTGCTGCAGATGTACGGCGACGAGATCGTCGGCGTCGACCTGCCCGCCGCGGTCGAGCTGGCCATCGCCGAGACGGAGCCCGGCATCCAGGGTGACCGTGTGTCGGGGGCGCGCAAGCCCGCCACGCTCGAGACCGGCCTCATCGTCCAGGTCCCGCTCTTCGTGGGCCCGGGTGACCGCGTCAAGGTGGACACCCGCACGGGCGACTACCTCAGCCGCGCCTGA
- the carA gene encoding glutamine-hydrolyzing carbamoyl-phosphate synthase small subunit, which yields MRPALLVLADGTTFEGEAIGAEPPGGVATGEVVFNTVLTGYQEVITDPSYAGQIITFTYPHIGNYGVTALDDESRRPFCRGVIVREMARRRSNWRSTDDLDGYLAAKGVPGIGGIDTRRLTRHIREAGAMPGAFGTADEVTLKAAAQAEPGTDGADLVAEVTCAEPYTVGDGPRRVVAYDLGIKATILHHLGQHATVEVVPAHTSAADVLARRPDGVFLSNGPGDPAAVTGTVEAIRGLLGEVPIFGICLGHQLLATALGGSTYKLPFGHHGGNHPVRRLDTGAIEITSQNHNYAVAEGSLATADVSHVNLNDGVVEGLRVRDVPAFSVQYHPEAGPGPHDSRYLFDLFDDLMDSPREGTR from the coding sequence ATCCGGCCGGCCCTGTTGGTCCTGGCCGACGGCACCACCTTCGAGGGCGAGGCCATCGGCGCCGAGCCGCCCGGGGGCGTCGCCACCGGGGAGGTGGTGTTCAACACCGTCCTCACCGGCTACCAGGAGGTGATCACCGACCCGTCCTACGCGGGGCAGATCATCACCTTCACCTACCCCCACATCGGCAACTACGGGGTCACCGCGCTCGACGACGAGAGCCGCCGGCCCTTCTGCCGTGGCGTCATCGTCCGCGAGATGGCCCGGCGGCGCAGCAACTGGCGGTCCACCGACGACCTCGACGGCTACCTGGCGGCGAAGGGCGTCCCCGGCATCGGAGGGATCGACACGCGACGGCTCACCCGCCACATCCGCGAGGCGGGAGCCATGCCCGGCGCCTTCGGCACCGCCGACGAGGTCACCCTCAAGGCGGCGGCGCAGGCTGAGCCGGGTACCGACGGCGCCGACCTCGTCGCCGAGGTCACGTGCGCCGAGCCCTACACGGTCGGCGACGGGCCTCGCCGGGTCGTGGCCTACGACCTCGGCATCAAGGCCACCATCCTCCACCACCTCGGCCAGCACGCGACCGTCGAGGTCGTGCCCGCCCACACCTCGGCCGCCGACGTCCTGGCCCGGCGCCCTGACGGCGTGTTCCTGTCGAACGGCCCCGGGGACCCGGCGGCGGTGACGGGCACCGTCGAGGCCATCCGCGGCCTCCTCGGCGAGGTGCCGATCTTCGGCATCTGCCTCGGCCACCAGCTGCTGGCCACCGCCCTCGGGGGCAGCACCTACAAGCTGCCCTTCGGCCACCACGGCGGCAACCATCCGGTGCGGCGCCTCGACACCGGGGCCATCGAGATCACCAGCCAGAACCACAACTACGCGGTGGCGGAGGGCTCGCTCGCCACCGCCGACGTGAGCCACGTGAACCTGAACGACGGCGTGGTCGAGGGCCTGCGGGTGCGCGACGTGCCCGCCTTCTCCGTGCAGTACCACCCCGAGGCCGGCCCGGGGCCGCACGACTCGCGCTACCTGTTCGACCTCTTCGACGACCTCATGGACTCGCCCCGGGAGGGCACCCGCTGA
- a CDS encoding 3-dehydroquinate synthase: MTVGELITVPVDLGDDSYEVLVGDGARHRLASVLPAGAQRAAVVTQAGIAVPVDPGIEHRVFTIDEGESAKSLATIEHLCRQFAQWGLTRRDVVVAVGGGVVTDVGGFAAAVYHRGVAVVHVATTLLGQVDAAIGGKTGVNLPEGKNLVGAFWQPSAVLCDTEVLEALPPREYASGLGEMAKYHFLTGDDLGALPLDERVARCVAIKAEIVAADEREGGRRALLNYGHTLAHALETAGHYDLRHGEAVALGLIFAARLAQRLERVDAARVDEHEAVVAAYGLPTRLDPGHDPDELVELMKRDKKAFDGLTFALDGPDGVDIVERVPPDVVRSVLGTWLGETGA; the protein is encoded by the coding sequence ATGACCGTGGGCGAGCTGATCACCGTGCCGGTCGACCTCGGCGACGACTCGTACGAGGTCCTCGTGGGCGACGGCGCCCGCCACCGACTCGCCTCGGTGCTGCCCGCGGGGGCCCAGCGCGCCGCGGTCGTCACCCAGGCGGGCATCGCCGTCCCGGTCGACCCCGGCATCGAGCACCGCGTCTTCACCATCGACGAAGGCGAGTCCGCCAAGAGCCTCGCCACCATCGAGCACCTGTGCCGCCAGTTCGCCCAGTGGGGGCTCACCCGCCGGGATGTCGTGGTCGCCGTGGGGGGCGGGGTCGTGACCGATGTCGGAGGCTTCGCCGCCGCGGTCTACCACCGGGGCGTGGCCGTGGTGCACGTGGCCACGACCCTCCTGGGGCAGGTGGACGCCGCCATCGGGGGCAAGACCGGGGTGAACCTCCCCGAGGGCAAGAACCTGGTCGGCGCGTTCTGGCAGCCCAGTGCGGTGCTGTGCGACACCGAGGTGCTCGAGGCGCTCCCACCCCGGGAGTACGCCAGCGGCCTCGGCGAGATGGCCAAGTACCACTTCCTCACGGGCGACGACCTCGGCGCCCTGCCCCTCGACGAGCGGGTCGCCCGCTGCGTCGCCATCAAGGCGGAGATCGTGGCGGCCGACGAGCGCGAGGGCGGGCGCCGGGCGCTGCTCAACTACGGCCACACCCTCGCCCACGCACTGGAGACGGCCGGCCACTACGACCTGCGCCACGGCGAAGCTGTCGCCCTGGGCCTGATCTTCGCGGCGCGCCTCGCCCAGCGCCTCGAGCGGGTGGACGCCGCCCGGGTGGATGAGCACGAGGCGGTCGTGGCGGCCTACGGGCTCCCGACTCGTCTCGACCCCGGCCACGACCCCGACGAACTGGTGGAGCTCATGAAGCGGGACAAGAAGGCCTTCGACGGCCTCACCTTCGCCCTCGACGGCCCTGACGGCGTCGACATCGTCGAGCGGGTCCCACCGGACGTGGTGCGGTCGGTGCTCGGCACCTGGCTCGGCGAGACGGGCGCCTGA
- the pyrR gene encoding bifunctional pyr operon transcriptional regulator/uracil phosphoribosyltransferase PyrR translates to MEADDIRRAIWRMAHEVIERNQGVDETVVIGLQTGGVALADALAKALHDVGEDDDAPPVPMGTLDVAFYRDDIGLRPVLPEAVTDIPFDITGKYVVLVDDVLFTGRTIRAALDALTDYGRPRAIQLAVMIDRGHRELPIRPDYVGKNLPTRRDEVVDVTPDGVDIGEMRK, encoded by the coding sequence ATGGAAGCCGACGACATCCGCCGGGCGATCTGGCGGATGGCCCACGAGGTCATCGAGCGCAACCAGGGCGTCGACGAGACGGTGGTCATCGGCCTCCAGACCGGCGGGGTGGCGCTCGCCGACGCGTTGGCCAAGGCGCTCCACGACGTCGGCGAGGACGACGACGCGCCGCCGGTGCCGATGGGCACCCTCGACGTGGCCTTCTACCGCGACGACATCGGGCTGCGCCCGGTGCTCCCCGAGGCGGTCACCGACATCCCCTTCGACATCACGGGCAAGTACGTCGTCCTGGTCGACGACGTGCTCTTCACCGGCCGCACCATCCGGGCGGCCCTCGATGCGCTCACGGACTACGGCCGCCCCCGGGCCATCCAACTGGCGGTGATGATCGACCGGGGCCACCGTGAGTTGCCCATCCGCCCGGACTACGTGGGCAAGAACCTGCCGACCCGCCGCGACGAGGTGGTCGACGTCACCCCCGACGGGGTCGACATCGGGGAGATGCGGAAGTGA